The following proteins are co-located in the Doryrhamphus excisus isolate RoL2022-K1 chromosome 3, RoL_Dexc_1.0, whole genome shotgun sequence genome:
- the LOC131124856 gene encoding NACHT, LRR and PYD domains-containing protein 3-like: MALEKESKELLWETFMGLKQVDFKAFKFHMHLQKSIEEEADLMDVIHELDKRHGNQAVEEAIKILEKIKILNLAEKLRTDFQVLRASASETKKANRPQTKGKGRLKRQSSTIFSVSADDIAQYKWEYQDNLRSDYINAPEGETERSHQQPLADVYMDLNITYGGVASPDTQHEALYMEMCAAVDKSIEPRNIFKSSSGKPQPIRMLLTVGIAGIGKTFLVRKFVLDWAHRKTNKDVQFIFPFTFRELNLEKGKKFSLAGLIRHSIYQAEPFSVEMLNAIFVRLQVSGKRDYESAPIKIVFVFDGLDECRLKLDLTEKKPVNLDVTKAYPVEVLLAHLIKRNLLPCARVWITTRPVTVRQIPPKLIDSTTEVKGFNDFQKIEYFRRRFSNQEHIVSYIQKSRTIFVMCSMPIFCWLTATVLQDFLDTGKEGELPETLTDMYTEFLLYHLNKGQKRHKKKVIQNVQALAKLAFHHLMKNNQIFYENDLRDGGFDFLKAAKDSGIFTEVFKPIRPLQKNQQCKMFEFIHQSIQEYLAALYVMMSLLNDNKNILAESDLSVEGILTLCKQKSITKLHEMAIHKASKSEGLLDLFLRFLLGLSLQSNQNLLKGLLKIPKGSWQSNADTIKFIKKKIEENSPEKNINLFYCLNELKDDSLLEQIQQYVSSEGLSTDNLPPSMWSALVFFLRSSDHAMKSFELKRYSASPMGLLMLLPVVKASHKSLLNDCNLTKSSCQLVASVLSSQSNLRELDLSDNNLHDAGIKLLSAGLETPQCTLQVLRLSGCMITKIGCMALAKALKLNPSHLRVLDLSYNHPEEHGSQVLRETQMDPSSSLESVNLQHGGKERLIPGIKKYINRPTLDPNTAHKNLCLSDHCKKVTVVLEEQPYPSNPQRFNCWRQVLCRTGLTDRCYWEVDWEGKVDIAVTYDGIRRIGEGVDGCLGATDISWALLCDKDGIYVRHKDITVDLGSDPFPTSKKVAVFLDYPAGKLSFYKVKAEERALLHTYEHTFTEPLYPAFGFGFDFDNGYSAFGSSVTLGGDFVFTRF, encoded by the exons ATGGCTCTGGAGAAGGAGAGCAAAGAGCTGCTGTGGGAAACATTCATGGGACTGAAGCAGGTCGACTTCAAGGCCTTCAAGTTTCACATGCACCTGCAGAAGAGCATCGAGGAGGAGGCAGACCTGATGGATGTGATCCACGAATTGGACAAGAGGCATGGCAACCAGGCCGTGGAGGAGGCCATCAAGATTCTAgagaaaatcaaaatattaaatttggCAGAAAAGCTACGCACAGACTTCCAGGTGCTAAGAG CTTCTGCCTCTGAGACCAAAAAAGCCAACCGGCCACAAACAAAGGGGAAGGGGCGCCTCAAGCGTCAAAGCA GTACCATATTCTCTGTATCTGCTGACGATATTGCACAATACAAGTGGGAGTACCAAGACAACCTGCGAAGCGACTACATCAACGCTCCGGAGGGTGAGACTGAGCGCAGCCATCAGCAGCCGCTAGCGGACGTCTACATGGACCTCAACATCACCTACGGTGGGGTTGCGAGTCCCGACACGCAGCATGAGGCTCTTTACATGGAGATGTGTGCCGCGGTTGACAAATCTATTGAGCCACGGAATATTTTCAAAAGCTCAAGCGGAAAGCCACAACCCATACGCATGCTGTTGACTGTGGGCATCGCAGGGATTGGCAAGACCTTCCTGGTGCGCAAGTTTGTGCTGGACTGGGCTCAccgaaaaacaaacaaagatgtGCAATTTATATTTCCCTTCACATTCCGTGAGTTGAACTTGGAGAAGGGAAAAAAGTTTTCACTGGCGGGGCTGATCAGACACTCGATCTACCAGGCCGAGCCCTTCAGTGTGGAAATGCTCAACGCCATCTTTGTGCGACTGCAGGTATCAGGGAAGCGAGACTACGAGAGCGCCCCCATTAagattgtctttgtgtttgatGGATTGGACGAGTGCCGCCTCAAGCTGGACCTGACGGAGAAGAAGCCGGTGAACTTGGATGTGACCAAGGCCTACCCGGTGGAGGTTCTGCTGGCACATCTCATCAAAAGGAACCTGCTTCCCTGCGCTCGCGTGTGGATCACCACACGTCCGGTGACAGTCCGTCAGATCCCTCCGAAGCTCATTGACAGCACAACGGAGGTGAAAGGATTTAATGATTTCCAGAAGATTGAATATTTCAGGAGGAGGTTCTCAAATCAGGAACATATTGTCTCCTACATCCAGAAATCTCGCACCATTTTTGTGATGTGCAGTATGCCCATCTTCTGCTGGTTAACAGCAACAGTTCTGCAGGATTTTTTGGACACTGGGAAGGAGGGAGAGTTGCCCGAAACACTGACTGACATGTACACAGAGTTCCTGCTTTACCACCTGAATAAAGGACAGAAGAGACACAAAAAGAAGGTTATCCAGAATGTCCAGGCCTTAGCAAAACTGGCTTTTCACCACCTGATGAAAAACAATCAGATCTTCTACGAGAACGACCTGCGGGACGGTGGCTTCGATTTCCTCAAAGCTGCAAAGGACTCTGGAATATTCACAGAAGTTTTTAAGCCGATTCGGCCACtgcaaaaaaatcaacagtgCAAGATGTTTGAGTTCATTCACCAGAGCATACAGGAATACCTGGCTGCTCTGTATGTGATGATGTCCCTCCTGAATGACAACAAGAACATTCTAGCAGAGTCCGATCTGTCAGTGGAAGGCATTCTTACACTTTGCAAGCAAAAATCCATCACAAAGCTCCATGAGATGGCTATTCACAAAGCGTCCAAGAGTGAGGGACTCCTGGACTTGTTCCTCCGCTTCCTGTTGGGCCTTTCTTTGCAGTCCAACCAGAATCTCCTTAAGGGCCTATTGAAGATTCCTAAGGGCTCTTGGCAAAGCAACGCAGACACCATCAAGTTTATCAAGAAAAAGATAGAGGAGAACTCTCCGGAGAAGAACATCAACTTGTTCTACTGCCTTAACGAGCTGAAGGATGATTCCTTGCTGGAGCAGATCCAACAGTACGTGAGTTCCGAAGGTTTGTCCACAGATAACTTGCCTCCCTCTATGTGGTCAGCCCTGGTATTCTTCCTACGCTCCTCTGACCACGCTATGAAGTCCTTTGAACTAAAGAGGTACTCGGCTTCGCCAATGGGCCTTCTGATGTTGCTGCCAGTGGTCAAAGCTTCACACAAATCACT GCTCAACGACTGCAACCTGACGAAGAGCAGCTGTCAGCTTGTGGCCTCGGTTCTCAGCTCACAGTCCAACCTGAGAGAGCTGGATCTCAGTGACAACAACTTGCACGATGCAGGCATCAAGCTCCTCTCTGCTGGACTGGAGACACCGCAGTGCACTTTGCAGGTTCTCAG GCTCTCAGGCTGCATGATCACCAAGATAGGGTGCATGGCACTAGCCAAGGCTCTCAAGTTAAACCCCTCTCACCTGCGAGTGCTGGACCTGAGCTACAATCATCCAGAAGAGCATGGAAGTCAGGTCCTGAGGGAGACTCAGATGGATCCCAGCTCCAGCCTAGAGAGTGTCAA TTTGCAGCATGGCGGCAAAGAACGTTTGATTCCCGGCATAAAGAAAT ACATCAACAGACCGACTTTGGACCCCAACACGGCCCACAAAAACCTCTGTCTGTCTGACCACTGCAAGAAGGTGACTGTGGTACTGGAGGAGCAGCCATATCCCTCAAACCCACAGAGGTTTAACTGTTGGCGTCAGGTTCTATGTCGCACCGGGCTAACGGACCGCTGCTACTGGGAGGTTGACTGGGAAGGAAAGGTCGACATTGCCGTGACGTACGATGGAATCAGACGGATCGGGGAGGGTGTTGACGGCTGCCTGGGAGCCACAGACATCTCCTGGGCGCTGCTCTGCGATAAGGATGGCATTTACGTGCGACACAAGGACATAACTGTTGACCTGGGCTCCGACCCCTTTCCCACATCCAAAAAGGTGGCTGTGTTTTTGGACTATCCTGCCGGGAAGCTGTCCTTCTACAAAGTGAAGGCAGAGGAGAGAGCGCTGCTGCACACATACGAGCACACTTTCACAGAGCCACTCTATCCTGCCTTTGgctttggctttgactttgacaATGGTTATTCCGCCTTTGGGAGCTCCGTGACGCTTGGCGGCGACTTTGTCTTCACCCGCTTCTGA
- the cpm gene encoding carboxypeptidase M isoform X1, which translates to MWGSSKLRPNRPDRSKEGALTRGSSARAAVTSRLGTRAGMSTLILILILTPAAMMLEYRYHSNDDIERYFHQINASNPDIAHLYTIGRSVTGQQLWVLVLGLSPRLHTVGIPEFKYVANMHGNEVLGRELLLQLVDELVRGYRGNESWSLQLLKSTRIHILPTMNPDGFDDSDTHCQLSQGRFNRNGVDLNRNFPDAFAALREGQPVDVWRREAEVQAVIGWLKMETFVLSANLHGGALVASYPYDNSNGGSELVGRASLTPDNDVFVHLAKVYSHNHASMHQGWSCGEPVSFPDGITNGYRWYPLSGGMQDYNYVWAQCLELTLEVSCCKFPPAKQLPALWMDNRKSLLAFIQQVHLGVKGRVFDGSGAPVQNAVVEVKGRSNMRPFLTNQHGEYYRLLLPGNHSFRVTYPGHHVLTETLYVPYGPDHYSALKHDFLLRRITMTTGSPSSPPTKWVQVEAAGPPDTPTWTRMVTRLGLALVLNSLIS; encoded by the exons ATGTGGGGCTCGTCTAAGCTCCGCCCCAACCGGCCTGACCGAAGTAAAGAAGGAGCGCTCACCAGAGGCTCGTCGGCACGCGCTGCCGTCACATCGAGGCTGGGGACACGCGCAG GCATGTCAACACTTATCCTTATCCTCATTCTCACGCCCGCCGCCATGATGCTGGAGTATCGTTACCACAGCAACGATGATATTGAGCGTTACTTCCACCAAATCAACGCCTCTAACCCCGACATCGCTCACCTGTACACCATTGGCCGCTCAGTCacag GTCAGCAGCTGTGGGTGTTGGTTTTGGGTTTGAGCCCCCGCCTTCACACTGTTGGCATCCCCGAGTTCAAatatgtggccaacatgcatgGAAATGAG GTCCTAGGTCGAGAGCTGCTTCTACAGCTGGTGGATGAGCTGGTGCGCGGTTACCGTGGCAATGAGTCCTGGTCATTGCAGCTACTGAAGAGCACCCGCATCCACATCCTGCCCACCATGAATCCTGACGGCTTTGATGACTCTGACACTCACTGTCAGCTGAGCCAGGGCAG GTTCAATCGTAACGGCGTCGACCTGAACAGGAATTTCCCTGACGCCTTCGCTGCCCTGCGAGAGGGTCAGCCAGTGGATGTGTGGAGGAGAGAGGCGGAG GTCCAAGCTGTAATTGGCTGGTTGAAGATGGAGACGTTTGTCCTCTCTGCAAACCTTCACGGCGGCGCTCTGGTTGCCAGCTACCCTTACGACAACAGCAATGGCG GCAGCGAGTTGGTGGGTCGGGCTAGCCTCACGCCTGACAATGATGTGTTTGTCCACCTGGCTAAGGTATACTCCCACAACCACGCCTCCATGCACCAGGGATGGAGCTGTGGCGAACCCGTGTCCTTTCCAGACGGCATCACCAACGGCTACCGGTGGTACCCTCTATCAG GTGGGATGCAGGACTACAACTATGTGTGGGCACAGTGTTTGGAACTGACTTTGGAAGTGTCGTGCTGCAAGTTCCCGCCAGCCAAACAACTTCCTGCTCTGTGGATGGACAACAGGAAGAGCCTGCTGGCTTTCATCCAACAAGTCCACCTGG GGGTCAAAGGCCGTGTGTTTGATGGCTCAGGAGCGCCGGTGCAGAATGCTGTGGTGGAGGTGAAAGGTCGGAGCAACATGCGCCCCTTCCTGACGAACCAACATGGAGAATACTACCGACTGCTGCTGCCAGGAAACCACTCCTTCAGG GTGACGTATCCGGGTCACCACGTGTTGACGGAGACCCTTTACGTCCCGTATGGTCCGGACCACTACTCTGCTCTCAAACATGACTTTCTGCTGCGTCGCATCACCATGACAACTGGCAGCCCCTCCTCCCCGCCCACAAAATGGGTCCAAGTAGAGGCAGCGGGGCCCCCGGATACGCCTACGTGGACAAGGATGGTTACCAGGCTGGGGTTGGCTCTCGTGCTCAACTCCCTGATCAGTTGA
- the cpm gene encoding carboxypeptidase M isoform X2, translating to MLTIYEPLMVLFCFVGMSTLILILILTPAAMMLEYRYHSNDDIERYFHQINASNPDIAHLYTIGRSVTGQQLWVLVLGLSPRLHTVGIPEFKYVANMHGNEVLGRELLLQLVDELVRGYRGNESWSLQLLKSTRIHILPTMNPDGFDDSDTHCQLSQGRFNRNGVDLNRNFPDAFAALREGQPVDVWRREAEVQAVIGWLKMETFVLSANLHGGALVASYPYDNSNGGSELVGRASLTPDNDVFVHLAKVYSHNHASMHQGWSCGEPVSFPDGITNGYRWYPLSGGMQDYNYVWAQCLELTLEVSCCKFPPAKQLPALWMDNRKSLLAFIQQVHLGVKGRVFDGSGAPVQNAVVEVKGRSNMRPFLTNQHGEYYRLLLPGNHSFRVTYPGHHVLTETLYVPYGPDHYSALKHDFLLRRITMTTGSPSSPPTKWVQVEAAGPPDTPTWTRMVTRLGLALVLNSLIS from the exons ATGTTGACAATTTATGAACCCTTGATGGTTTTATTCTGCTTTGTAGGCATGTCAACACTTATCCTTATCCTCATTCTCACGCCCGCCGCCATGATGCTGGAGTATCGTTACCACAGCAACGATGATATTGAGCGTTACTTCCACCAAATCAACGCCTCTAACCCCGACATCGCTCACCTGTACACCATTGGCCGCTCAGTCacag GTCAGCAGCTGTGGGTGTTGGTTTTGGGTTTGAGCCCCCGCCTTCACACTGTTGGCATCCCCGAGTTCAAatatgtggccaacatgcatgGAAATGAG GTCCTAGGTCGAGAGCTGCTTCTACAGCTGGTGGATGAGCTGGTGCGCGGTTACCGTGGCAATGAGTCCTGGTCATTGCAGCTACTGAAGAGCACCCGCATCCACATCCTGCCCACCATGAATCCTGACGGCTTTGATGACTCTGACACTCACTGTCAGCTGAGCCAGGGCAG GTTCAATCGTAACGGCGTCGACCTGAACAGGAATTTCCCTGACGCCTTCGCTGCCCTGCGAGAGGGTCAGCCAGTGGATGTGTGGAGGAGAGAGGCGGAG GTCCAAGCTGTAATTGGCTGGTTGAAGATGGAGACGTTTGTCCTCTCTGCAAACCTTCACGGCGGCGCTCTGGTTGCCAGCTACCCTTACGACAACAGCAATGGCG GCAGCGAGTTGGTGGGTCGGGCTAGCCTCACGCCTGACAATGATGTGTTTGTCCACCTGGCTAAGGTATACTCCCACAACCACGCCTCCATGCACCAGGGATGGAGCTGTGGCGAACCCGTGTCCTTTCCAGACGGCATCACCAACGGCTACCGGTGGTACCCTCTATCAG GTGGGATGCAGGACTACAACTATGTGTGGGCACAGTGTTTGGAACTGACTTTGGAAGTGTCGTGCTGCAAGTTCCCGCCAGCCAAACAACTTCCTGCTCTGTGGATGGACAACAGGAAGAGCCTGCTGGCTTTCATCCAACAAGTCCACCTGG GGGTCAAAGGCCGTGTGTTTGATGGCTCAGGAGCGCCGGTGCAGAATGCTGTGGTGGAGGTGAAAGGTCGGAGCAACATGCGCCCCTTCCTGACGAACCAACATGGAGAATACTACCGACTGCTGCTGCCAGGAAACCACTCCTTCAGG GTGACGTATCCGGGTCACCACGTGTTGACGGAGACCCTTTACGTCCCGTATGGTCCGGACCACTACTCTGCTCTCAAACATGACTTTCTGCTGCGTCGCATCACCATGACAACTGGCAGCCCCTCCTCCCCGCCCACAAAATGGGTCCAAGTAGAGGCAGCGGGGCCCCCGGATACGCCTACGTGGACAAGGATGGTTACCAGGCTGGGGTTGGCTCTCGTGCTCAACTCCCTGATCAGTTGA